In Streptomyces chartreusis, the following proteins share a genomic window:
- a CDS encoding HAD family hydrolase has protein sequence MTSTVPAPGTLPQALGSARAGDTPMADGSALQAVLLDMDGTLVDTEGFWWDVEVEIFAGLGHTLDDSWRHVVVGGPMTRSAGFLIEATGADIALAELTVLLNQGFEDRIDRALPLMPGAARLLAELAAYEIPTALVSASHRRIIDRVLTSLGPQYFALTVAGDEVERTKPHPDPYLLAAAGLGADPARCAVVEDTATGVAAAEAAGCHVVAVPSIAPIAPADRRTVVSSLEEVDLAFLRGLMAA, from the coding sequence ATGACCAGCACGGTCCCCGCGCCAGGAACCCTTCCCCAAGCTCTCGGCTCCGCTCGAGCAGGGGACACCCCAATGGCCGATGGGTCGGCTCTTCAGGCTGTTCTCCTCGACATGGACGGCACTCTGGTGGACACGGAGGGCTTCTGGTGGGACGTCGAGGTCGAGATCTTCGCCGGCCTCGGTCACACCCTCGACGACTCCTGGCGTCATGTGGTCGTCGGCGGCCCCATGACCCGCAGCGCCGGCTTCCTGATCGAGGCCACCGGCGCCGACATCGCGCTCGCCGAACTCACGGTGCTGCTCAACCAGGGCTTCGAGGACCGTATCGACCGCGCCCTGCCGCTGATGCCGGGAGCGGCCCGGCTGCTGGCCGAACTGGCCGCGTACGAGATCCCCACGGCCCTGGTCTCCGCCTCGCACCGGCGCATCATCGACCGCGTCCTGACCTCGCTCGGCCCTCAGTACTTCGCGCTGACCGTCGCGGGTGACGAGGTCGAGCGCACCAAGCCGCACCCGGACCCCTACCTGCTCGCCGCGGCCGGACTCGGCGCCGACCCGGCCAGATGCGCGGTGGTCGAGGACACGGCGACCGGCGTCGCCGCGGCGGAGGCAGCCGGCTGCCATGTGGTGGCCGTACCGTCGATCGCCCCCATCGCGCCGGCCGACCGCCGCACCGTCGTGTCCTCCCTCGAAGAGGTCGATCTGGCATTTCTGCGCGGGCTGATGGCCGCCTGA
- a CDS encoding IclR family transcriptional regulator — translation MARNIQSLERAAAMLRLLAGGERRLGLSDIASSLGLAKGTAHGILRTLQQEGFVEQDEASGRYQLGAELLRLGTTYLDVHELRARALVWTDDLARSSGESVYLGVLHQQGVLIVHHVFRPDDSRQVLEIGAMQPLHSTALGKVLSAYDPVAHSEAIEADRKAFTDRTMCELDGFEHILDMTRARGYAADVEETWEGVASVAAPIHDRRRMPVGAVGITGAVERLCRDGELRPELIAAVRDCARAVSRDLGAGRF, via the coding sequence ATGGCACGGAACATCCAGTCGCTCGAACGGGCGGCCGCGATGCTGCGGCTTCTCGCAGGCGGCGAGCGACGCCTCGGCCTGTCGGACATCGCCTCCTCACTGGGCCTCGCCAAGGGCACCGCCCACGGCATCCTGCGCACCCTCCAGCAGGAGGGCTTCGTCGAGCAGGACGAGGCGTCGGGGCGCTACCAGCTGGGCGCCGAGCTGCTGCGCCTGGGCACCACCTATCTGGACGTGCACGAGCTGCGGGCACGCGCCCTGGTCTGGACGGACGATCTGGCCCGCTCCAGCGGCGAGAGCGTCTATCTGGGCGTCCTGCACCAGCAGGGCGTGCTGATCGTCCACCACGTCTTCCGCCCCGACGACAGCCGGCAGGTGCTGGAGATCGGCGCCATGCAGCCGCTGCACTCCACGGCGCTCGGCAAGGTCCTGTCCGCGTACGACCCGGTCGCGCACAGCGAGGCGATCGAGGCCGACCGCAAGGCCTTCACCGACCGCACCATGTGCGAGCTGGACGGCTTCGAGCACATCCTCGACATGACACGCGCGCGTGGGTACGCCGCCGACGTCGAGGAGACCTGGGAGGGCGTCGCCTCCGTGGCCGCCCCCATCCACGACCGCCGACGTATGCCGGTCGGCGCCGTCGGCATCACCGGCGCCGTGGAGCGGCTGTGCCGGGACGGCGAGCTGCGTCCCGAGCTGATCGCGGCGGTGCGGGACTGCGCGCGGGCCGTGTCACGGGATCTGGGCGCCGGACGCTTCTGA
- a CDS encoding response regulator: protein MAIRVLLVDDQPLLRTGFRMILEAEQDIAVVGEAGDGLQALDQVRALQPDVVLMDIRMPRMDGVEATRQITGPGRDGPAKVLVLTTFDLDEYVVEALKAGASGFLLKDAPANELVQAIRVVAAGEAMLAPSITRRLLDKYATHLPSGDEPVPDTLHTLTEREVEVLKLVARGLSNAEIAADLFVSETTVKTHVGHVLTKLGLRDRVQAAVYAYESGLVRPGAQ from the coding sequence GTGGCCATCCGCGTCCTACTGGTCGACGACCAGCCCCTGCTGCGAACCGGCTTCCGGATGATCCTGGAGGCCGAGCAGGACATCGCGGTCGTGGGCGAGGCCGGTGACGGCCTCCAGGCCCTCGACCAGGTGCGGGCTCTGCAGCCCGACGTGGTCCTGATGGACATCCGTATGCCCCGCATGGACGGGGTGGAGGCGACGCGGCAGATCACCGGGCCCGGGCGGGACGGCCCGGCGAAGGTTCTGGTGCTGACGACCTTCGATCTCGACGAGTACGTGGTGGAGGCGCTGAAGGCGGGCGCCAGCGGATTCCTGCTGAAGGACGCCCCGGCCAACGAGCTGGTGCAGGCGATCCGGGTCGTCGCCGCCGGTGAGGCGATGCTCGCGCCGAGCATCACGCGCCGGCTGCTCGACAAGTACGCCACGCATCTGCCCTCGGGCGACGAGCCGGTCCCGGACACCCTGCACACGCTGACCGAGCGCGAGGTCGAGGTGCTCAAGCTGGTGGCGCGTGGGCTGTCTAACGCCGAGATCGCCGCCGACCTGTTCGTCAGCGAGACGACCGTGAAGACCCATGTGGGTCATGTGCTGACCAAGCTGGGTCTGCGGGACCGGGTGCAGGCCGCGGTGTACGCGTACGAGAGCGGTCTGGTGCGCCCCGGCGCGCAGTAG
- a CDS encoding ABC transporter substrate-binding protein has translation MNMRNQWPVLPVVAGLASGLLTGCGTETGDAGGTGTSVVMGMSDDVLATDPASGYDPGSWLLFNNVFQSLLSFPKGATEPQPEAAEECAFSDSKATVYECTLKDGLKFSNGDELTSKDVKFSFDRLLKINDPDGPAVMFPTLSKVETPDDKTVVFRLNSSDATFPSKIASGAGSIVDEDQYDAAGLRKDGQAVGSGPYKLDKFDDDEAVFSVNENYKGTAEVQNSGVTMKFFHGDQEALKKAIKENEVDIAYRGLTAGDITDVENSGGDSGIEVVEGGSAEVQHLVFNMDDPVTGKLGVRKAIAYLLDRDALIRDVYQGTATPLYSIIPAGIGGHNTAFFDTYGARPSRSKAAAALQDEGVNGKVKLTLWSTPSRYGPATDDELKAIAKQLNASGLFDADVQSVAFDQYEKDIADGKYGVYVKGWIPDYPDADNFTAPFFGKGNVLSNNYSNNAITGTLIPRTAAESDRAATEDDFGQLQDIVAKELPVLPVWQAKQYAVVRDNVYGLEYCLDASTVFRFWELSKG, from the coding sequence GTGAACATGCGCAACCAGTGGCCAGTCCTGCCCGTAGTGGCAGGGCTGGCCTCCGGCCTGTTGACCGGCTGTGGCACGGAGACGGGGGACGCCGGCGGCACCGGCACCTCGGTGGTCATGGGGATGTCGGACGACGTCCTGGCCACGGACCCCGCCTCGGGCTACGACCCCGGCTCCTGGCTGTTGTTCAACAACGTCTTCCAGTCGCTGCTCAGCTTCCCCAAGGGAGCCACGGAACCGCAGCCCGAGGCCGCCGAGGAGTGCGCCTTCTCCGACTCCAAGGCCACGGTCTACGAGTGCACGCTCAAGGACGGCCTGAAGTTCAGCAACGGCGACGAGCTCACCTCGAAGGACGTCAAGTTCTCCTTCGACCGCCTGCTGAAGATCAATGACCCCGACGGCCCCGCGGTCATGTTCCCCACCCTGAGCAAGGTCGAGACGCCGGACGACAAGACGGTCGTCTTCCGGCTCAACTCCTCCGACGCCACCTTCCCGAGCAAGATCGCCTCGGGTGCCGGCTCCATCGTCGACGAGGACCAGTACGACGCCGCCGGCCTGCGCAAGGACGGCCAGGCGGTCGGCTCCGGCCCGTACAAGCTCGACAAGTTCGACGACGACGAGGCCGTCTTCTCGGTCAACGAGAACTACAAGGGCACCGCCGAAGTGCAGAACTCCGGCGTGACGATGAAGTTCTTCCACGGCGACCAGGAAGCCCTGAAGAAGGCCATCAAGGAGAACGAGGTCGACATCGCCTACCGCGGTCTCACCGCCGGCGACATCACCGACGTCGAGAACTCCGGCGGCGACTCCGGCATAGAGGTCGTCGAGGGCGGCAGCGCCGAGGTCCAGCACCTGGTCTTCAACATGGACGACCCGGTCACCGGCAAGCTCGGCGTGCGCAAGGCCATCGCCTACCTGCTCGACCGCGACGCCCTCATCAGGGATGTCTACCAGGGCACGGCCACGCCGCTGTACTCGATCATCCCGGCCGGCATCGGCGGCCACAACACGGCCTTCTTCGACACCTACGGCGCCCGCCCCTCCCGCTCCAAGGCCGCCGCGGCGCTCCAGGACGAGGGCGTGAACGGCAAGGTCAAGCTGACCCTGTGGTCCACCCCGTCGCGCTACGGCCCCGCCACCGACGACGAGTTGAAGGCGATCGCCAAGCAGCTCAACGCCAGCGGCCTGTTCGACGCGGACGTGCAGTCCGTCGCGTTCGACCAGTACGAGAAGGACATCGCCGACGGCAAGTACGGCGTGTACGTGAAGGGCTGGATCCCGGACTACCCGGACGCCGACAACTTCACCGCGCCCTTCTTCGGCAAGGGCAACGTGCTGAGCAACAACTACAGCAACAACGCGATCACCGGCACGCTCATCCCGCGCACCGCGGCCGAGAGCGACCGCGCCGCGACAGAGGACGACTTCGGCCAGCTCCAGGACATAGTCGCCAAGGAGCTGCCCGTCCTGCCGGTCTGGCAGGCCAAGCAGTACGCCGTCGTCCGGGACAACGTCTACGGCCTGGAGTACTGCCTCGACGCGTCCACCGTGTTCCGCTTCTGGGAGCTGAGCAAGGGCTGA
- a CDS encoding RecB family exonuclease, which translates to METSTEGAAADSGGDVTPVTAPVTGPVADEEPAGADGTADAVATGEGVTGEGTAAEGPAGEAVEVAALPVIPPSSLSPSRASDFMQCPLLYRFRVIDRLPEKPSAAATKGTLVHAVLERLFDSPAAERTAPRAKSLIPGQWDRLRESRPEVVELFADDPEGERLATWLGEAEQLVERWFGLEDPTRLEPAERELFVEARLDSGLKLRGIIDRVDVAPTGEVRIVDYKTGKAPRPEYAEGALFQMKFYALVVWRLKNVVPRRLQLVYLGSGDVLTYDPVLADLERVERKLLALWDAIRQATESGDWRPRPTKLCGWCDHQAHCPEFGGTPPPYPLPVGAGESGGGAQGRMGPD; encoded by the coding sequence ATGGAGACGAGCACGGAGGGTGCCGCGGCGGACAGCGGCGGTGACGTCACGCCGGTGACGGCACCGGTCACAGGGCCGGTGGCGGACGAGGAGCCGGCGGGGGCGGACGGTACGGCGGATGCGGTCGCGACCGGTGAGGGCGTGACGGGTGAGGGAACGGCCGCTGAGGGCCCGGCCGGCGAGGCCGTGGAGGTCGCCGCCCTGCCGGTGATACCGCCGAGCTCGCTGTCCCCGTCCCGTGCCAGTGACTTCATGCAGTGCCCTCTGCTGTACCGGTTCCGGGTGATCGACCGGCTGCCCGAGAAGCCGAGTGCGGCGGCGACCAAGGGGACGCTCGTGCACGCGGTGCTGGAGCGGCTCTTCGACTCCCCTGCCGCCGAGCGGACCGCTCCGCGGGCCAAGTCCCTGATCCCCGGGCAGTGGGACCGGCTGCGGGAGAGCAGGCCGGAGGTCGTGGAGCTGTTCGCGGACGACCCCGAGGGCGAGCGGCTGGCGACCTGGCTGGGCGAGGCGGAGCAGCTCGTCGAGCGCTGGTTCGGGCTGGAGGACCCGACCCGCCTCGAGCCCGCCGAGCGCGAGCTGTTCGTCGAGGCCCGGCTGGACTCGGGCCTGAAGCTGCGCGGGATCATCGACCGCGTCGACGTGGCGCCGACGGGCGAGGTGCGGATCGTCGACTACAAGACGGGCAAGGCGCCCCGGCCCGAGTACGCCGAGGGCGCGCTGTTCCAGATGAAGTTCTACGCCCTGGTGGTCTGGCGGCTGAAGAACGTCGTCCCGCGCCGGCTTCAGCTCGTGTACCTCGGCAGCGGTGACGTACTGACGTACGACCCCGTGCTCGCGGACCTGGAGCGGGTCGAGCGCAAGCTGCTCGCGCTGTGGGACGCGATCCGGCAGGCGACGGAGTCGGGCGACTGGCGGCCCCGGCCGACGAAGCTGTGCGGCTGGTGCGATCACCAGGCCCACTGCCCGGAATTCGGGGGCACTCCCCCGCCGTATCCGTTGCCGGTCGGGGCGGGCGAGTCCGGTGGCGGTGCGCAGGGCAGAATGGGGCCGGACTAG
- a CDS encoding ABC transporter substrate-binding protein — protein MNRKTLVLPAVIGLLVPVLAACGGTDSGSDNGDAIVVGTTDAFTASKDAPAPLDPAFAYDVGTWNILRQTVQTLMIQPRGEGEPVPEAAESCGFTDSGNERYACTLRKDLKFANGDPVTASDVKYSIDRARALKADSGVFALLSTIDTVETQGDNEVIFHLKTADATFPFKLSTPVAGIVDPDIYDKRKLRDGFELDGSGPYTLKAEVEDDKLVSAVFTKNPNYQGSLKVNNDKVELRNFKDADEMGSALDKGDIDLMTRTMSPEQIQKLSADSDDKVDLVDMSGLEIRYLAFNTNAPTVKSKAVRQAMAQVIDRGELVSKVYGSQAEPLYSLVPASITGHSNSFFNKYGDPDVDKAKSMMERAGVTTPVKLTLHYTTDHYGSATEKEFELLKKQLNDSGLFEVDIKGTPWATFRPAEQKGAYDVYGMGWFPDFPDADNYLAPFLDKDNFLGSPYANSAIRSDLIPESRRVADRLSASGSLTEMQDIVANDVPVLPLWQGKQFVAANDAVTGTAYVLNSSSTLQLWELGRGVSG, from the coding sequence ATGAACCGCAAGACTTTGGTGCTGCCGGCCGTCATCGGCCTGCTCGTGCCGGTTCTCGCCGCCTGTGGCGGGACCGACAGCGGCAGCGACAATGGCGACGCGATCGTCGTCGGCACCACCGACGCGTTCACTGCCTCGAAGGACGCTCCCGCCCCCCTCGACCCGGCCTTCGCCTATGACGTCGGCACCTGGAACATCCTGCGCCAGACGGTGCAGACCCTGATGATCCAGCCGCGCGGTGAGGGCGAGCCGGTCCCCGAGGCCGCCGAGAGCTGCGGTTTCACCGACAGCGGCAACGAGCGCTACGCCTGCACGCTGCGCAAGGACCTGAAGTTCGCGAACGGCGACCCGGTCACCGCCTCGGACGTCAAGTACTCCATCGACCGCGCCCGCGCCCTCAAGGCCGACAGCGGTGTCTTCGCCCTGCTGTCCACGATCGACACCGTCGAGACCCAGGGCGACAACGAAGTCATCTTCCACCTGAAGACCGCGGACGCCACGTTCCCGTTCAAGCTGTCGACCCCGGTCGCCGGCATCGTCGACCCCGACATCTACGACAAGAGGAAGCTGCGCGACGGCTTCGAGCTCGACGGGTCCGGCCCTTACACGCTCAAGGCCGAGGTCGAGGACGACAAGCTGGTCTCCGCCGTGTTCACCAAGAACCCCAATTACCAGGGGAGCCTGAAGGTGAACAACGACAAGGTCGAGCTGCGGAACTTCAAGGACGCCGACGAGATGGGCAGCGCCCTCGACAAGGGCGACATCGACCTGATGACCCGCACCATGTCGCCCGAACAGATCCAGAAGCTGTCCGCCGACTCCGACGACAAGGTCGACCTCGTCGACATGTCCGGCCTGGAGATCCGCTACCTGGCCTTCAACACCAACGCCCCGACGGTGAAGAGCAAGGCCGTCCGCCAGGCGATGGCCCAGGTCATCGACCGCGGCGAGCTCGTCTCCAAGGTCTACGGCTCGCAGGCCGAGCCGCTGTACTCGCTGGTCCCGGCCAGCATCACGGGCCACTCCAACTCGTTCTTCAACAAGTACGGCGACCCCGACGTCGACAAGGCCAAGTCGATGATGGAGCGGGCCGGCGTCACCACCCCGGTGAAGCTGACCCTGCACTACACGACCGACCACTACGGCTCGGCCACCGAGAAGGAGTTCGAGCTGCTGAAGAAGCAGCTGAACGACAGCGGTCTGTTCGAGGTCGACATCAAGGGCACGCCCTGGGCGACGTTCCGCCCCGCCGAGCAGAAGGGCGCGTACGACGTCTACGGCATGGGCTGGTTCCCGGACTTCCCCGACGCCGACAACTACCTCGCGCCGTTCCTCGACAAGGACAACTTCCTCGGCTCGCCGTACGCCAACTCCGCGATCCGCAGCGATCTGATCCCGGAGTCCCGCCGGGTCGCCGACCGGCTGTCCGCCTCCGGCAGCCTGACGGAGATGCAGGACATCGTCGCCAACGACGTGCCGGTGCTGCCGCTGTGGCAGGGCAAGCAGTTCGTCGCGGCGAACGACGCCGTCACGGGCACGGCCTACGTCCTCAACTCCTCCTCGACCCTTCAGCTGTGGGAGCTCGGCCGTGGCGTGAGCGGCTGA
- the metH gene encoding methionine synthase — MASLPPTPSADSRTRVSALREALATRVVVADGAMGTMLQAQEPTLEDFQNLEGCNEILNVTRPDIVRSVHEAYYDAGVDCVETNTFGANYAAAAEYDIADRVYELSEAGARIARETADAFGARDGRQRWVLGSIGPGTKLPTLGHIGYTTIRDAFQQNAEGLIAGGADALIVETTQDLLQTKAAVIGAQRARELAGLDVPIIVSVTVETTGTMLLGSEIGAALTALEPLGIDMIGMNCATGPAEMSEHLRYLSRHSRIPLSCMPNAGLPVLGKNGATYPLTAPELADAHETFVRDYGLSLIGGCCGTTPEHLRQLVERVQGVTPTVRDPRPEPGAASLYQTVPFRQDTSYLAIGERTNANGSKKFREAMLEARWDDCVEMAREQIREGAHMLDLCVDYVGRDGVADMEELAGRFATASTLPIVLDSTEVPVIRAGLEKLGGRAVINSVNYEDGDGPESRFAKVTELAQEHGAALIALTIDEEGQARTPEKKVAIAQRLIEDLTGNWGIHESDILIDTLTFTICTGQEESRKDGIATIEAIRELKRRHPDVQTTLGLSNISFGLNPAARILLNSVFLDECVKAGLDSAIVHASKILPIARFSEEEVQTALDLIHDRRSEGYDPLQKLMQLFEGATAKSLKAGKAEELAALPLEERLKRRIIDGEKNGLEADLDAALQDRPALDIVNDTLLDGMKVVGELFGSGQMQLPFVLQSAEVMKAAVAYLEPHMEKTDADGKGTIVLATVRGDVHDIGKNLVDIILSNNGYNVVNLGIKQPVSAILEAAEEHRADVIGMSGLLVKSTVIMKENLEELNQRGLAADYPVILGGAALTRAYVEQDLHEIYEGEVRYARDAFEGLRLMDALIGVKRGVPGVQLPELKQRRVRTAATAAVVDERPEEGHVRSDVATDNPVPEPPFWGTRVIKGIQLKEYASWLDEGALFKGQWGLKEVRSGEGPSYQELVETEGRPRLRGLLDKLQTENLLEAAVVYGYFPCVSKDDDLILLDEHGNERTRFTFPRQRRGRRLCLADFFRPQESGETDVVGLQVVTVGNRIGEETARLFESNSYRDYLELHGLSVQLAEALAEYWHARVRSELGFAGEDPAEMEDMFALKYRGARFSLGYGACPNLEDRSKIADLLQPERIGVHLSEEFQLHPEQSTDAIVIHHPEAKYFNAR; from the coding sequence ATGGCCTCGTTGCCACCGACCCCTTCCGCCGACAGCCGGACCCGTGTGTCCGCACTCCGTGAGGCGCTCGCCACCCGAGTGGTGGTGGCCGACGGAGCGATGGGCACCATGTTGCAGGCCCAGGAACCCACCCTGGAGGACTTTCAGAACCTCGAGGGCTGCAACGAAATCCTGAACGTCACCCGTCCGGACATCGTCCGCTCCGTCCACGAGGCGTACTACGACGCCGGCGTGGACTGCGTGGAGACCAACACCTTCGGCGCCAATTACGCCGCGGCGGCCGAGTACGACATCGCCGACCGGGTGTACGAACTGTCCGAGGCCGGCGCCCGTATCGCCCGCGAGACCGCCGACGCGTTCGGGGCCCGGGACGGCCGCCAGCGCTGGGTCCTCGGCTCCATCGGGCCGGGCACCAAGCTGCCCACGCTCGGCCACATCGGCTACACCACGATCCGCGACGCCTTCCAGCAGAACGCCGAGGGCCTGATCGCGGGCGGCGCCGACGCCCTGATCGTGGAGACCACCCAGGACCTGCTCCAGACCAAGGCCGCCGTGATCGGCGCCCAGCGCGCCCGCGAGCTCGCCGGCCTGGACGTGCCGATCATCGTCTCCGTCACCGTCGAGACCACCGGCACCATGCTGCTGGGCTCCGAGATCGGCGCCGCGCTCACCGCGCTGGAGCCGCTCGGCATCGACATGATCGGCATGAACTGCGCGACCGGCCCCGCCGAGATGAGCGAGCACCTGCGCTACCTCTCCCGGCACTCCCGCATCCCGCTGTCGTGCATGCCGAACGCGGGCCTGCCGGTCCTCGGCAAGAACGGCGCCACCTACCCGCTCACCGCCCCGGAACTCGCCGACGCCCACGAGACCTTCGTACGGGACTACGGCCTCTCCCTGATCGGCGGCTGCTGCGGCACCACCCCCGAGCACCTGCGCCAGCTCGTCGAGCGCGTCCAGGGCGTCACCCCGACCGTTCGCGACCCGCGCCCCGAACCCGGCGCCGCCTCCCTCTACCAGACGGTTCCGTTCCGCCAGGACACCTCCTACCTGGCCATCGGCGAGCGCACCAACGCCAACGGCTCGAAGAAGTTCCGCGAGGCCATGCTGGAGGCCCGCTGGGACGACTGCGTGGAGATGGCGCGCGAACAGATCCGCGAGGGCGCGCACATGCTCGACCTGTGCGTGGACTACGTCGGCCGCGACGGCGTCGCCGACATGGAGGAGCTCGCCGGCCGCTTCGCCACCGCCTCCACCCTGCCGATCGTCCTGGACTCCACCGAGGTGCCGGTCATCCGGGCCGGCCTGGAGAAGCTCGGCGGCCGCGCGGTCATCAACTCCGTGAACTACGAGGACGGCGACGGCCCCGAGTCCCGCTTCGCGAAGGTCACCGAGCTCGCCCAGGAGCACGGCGCCGCCCTGATCGCGCTGACCATCGACGAGGAGGGCCAGGCCCGCACCCCGGAGAAGAAGGTCGCGATCGCCCAACGGCTGATCGAGGACCTGACCGGCAACTGGGGCATCCACGAGTCGGACATCCTCATCGACACCCTGACCTTCACCATCTGTACCGGTCAGGAGGAGTCGCGCAAGGACGGCATCGCCACCATCGAGGCGATCCGCGAACTCAAGCGCCGCCACCCGGACGTCCAGACCACCCTCGGTCTGTCCAACATCTCCTTCGGCCTCAACCCGGCCGCCCGCATCCTGCTGAACTCCGTCTTCCTCGACGAGTGCGTCAAGGCGGGCCTGGACTCGGCGATCGTGCACGCCTCGAAGATCCTGCCGATCGCCCGCTTCAGCGAGGAAGAGGTCCAGACGGCCCTCGACCTCATCCACGACCGCCGCAGCGAGGGCTACGACCCCCTCCAGAAGCTGATGCAGCTCTTCGAGGGCGCCACCGCCAAGTCCCTGAAGGCGGGCAAGGCCGAGGAACTGGCCGCCCTCCCGCTGGAGGAACGCCTCAAGCGCCGCATCATCGACGGCGAGAAGAACGGCCTGGAGGCCGACCTGGACGCCGCGCTCCAGGACCGCCCCGCCCTCGACATCGTCAACGACACCCTCCTGGACGGCATGAAGGTCGTCGGCGAACTCTTCGGCTCCGGCCAGATGCAGCTGCCGTTCGTCCTCCAGTCCGCCGAGGTCATGAAGGCCGCCGTCGCTTACCTCGAACCGCACATGGAGAAGACCGACGCCGACGGCAAGGGCACCATCGTGCTGGCCACCGTGCGCGGCGACGTGCACGACATCGGCAAGAACCTCGTGGACATCATCCTGTCCAACAACGGCTACAACGTGGTCAACCTGGGCATCAAGCAGCCCGTCTCCGCGATCCTGGAGGCCGCCGAGGAGCACCGGGCCGACGTCATCGGCATGTCCGGCCTGCTGGTGAAGTCCACGGTGATCATGAAGGAGAACCTGGAGGAGCTCAACCAGCGCGGCCTGGCGGCGGACTACCCCGTCATCCTCGGCGGCGCCGCCCTGACCCGTGCCTACGTCGAGCAGGACCTGCACGAGATCTACGAGGGCGAAGTCCGCTACGCCCGCGACGCGTTCGAGGGCCTGCGCCTGATGGACGCCCTCATCGGCGTCAAGCGCGGCGTGCCCGGCGTCCAGCTGCCCGAGCTCAAGCAACGCCGCGTGCGGACCGCCGCCACGGCGGCCGTGGTGGACGAGCGGCCCGAGGAGGGCCACGTCCGCTCCGACGTCGCCACCGACAACCCGGTCCCCGAGCCCCCCTTCTGGGGCACCCGCGTCATCAAGGGCATCCAGCTCAAGGAGTACGCCTCCTGGCTCGACGAGGGCGCCCTGTTCAAGGGGCAGTGGGGCCTCAAGGAGGTCCGCAGCGGCGAGGGACCGTCGTACCAGGAACTCGTCGAGACCGAGGGTCGCCCGCGGCTGCGCGGTCTGCTCGACAAGCTCCAGACGGAGAACCTCCTCGAAGCGGCCGTCGTCTACGGCTACTTCCCGTGCGTCTCCAAGGACGACGACCTGATCCTGCTCGACGAGCACGGCAACGAGCGCACCCGCTTCACCTTCCCGCGCCAGCGCCGCGGCCGCCGGCTGTGCCTCGCGGACTTCTTCCGTCCGCAGGAGTCCGGCGAGACCGACGTCGTGGGCCTCCAGGTCGTCACCGTGGGCAACCGCATCGGCGAGGAGACCGCCCGGCTCTTCGAGTCGAACTCCTACCGCGACTACCTCGAACTGCACGGCCTGTCCGTGCAGTTGGCCGAGGCGCTCGCCGAGTACTGGCACGCGCGCGTGCGTTCGGAACTCGGCTTCGCCGGTGAGGACCCGGCCGAGATGGAGGACATGTTCGCGCTGAAGTACCGGGGTGCCCGCTTCTCGCTTGGCTACGGCGCCTGCCCGAACCTGGAGGACCGGTCCAAGATCGCCGACCTGCTCCAGCCGGAGCGCATCGGCGTCCACCTGTCCGAGGAGTTCCAGCTGCACCCCGAGCAGTCCACGGACGCGATCGTGATCCACCACCCGGAGGCGAAGTACTTCAACGCACGGTGA